In the Streptomyces sp. NBC_00193 genome, CTCGGTGGCCCGCTCCGAGCGGGTCACGCCGATGATGTTCGAGAACCAGCTGCTGGAACAGGCCCGCGCCGAGCGCCGCCGCGTGGTCCTCCCCGAGGGCACCGAGGAGCGCGTGCTGCGCGCCGCGGACGTGGTGCTGCGCCGCGGGGTCTGCGACCTCACCTTGCTGGGCGAGGAGCAGGCGATCCTGAAGAAGGCCGCCGACCTGGGCATCGACATCTCGGCCGCCCAGCTCATCGACCCGGCGACCTCCCCGCTGCGGGAACGATTCGCCGAGTACTACGCCAAGGCCCGCGCCCACAAGGGCATGACGGTCGAGCTGGCCCACGACGTGGTCACCGACGTCAACTACTTCGGCACCCTGATGGTCCAGGAGGGCCTGGCCGACGGCATGGTCTCCGGCTCGGTGCACTCCACCGCCGCCACCATCCGCCCGGCCTTCGAGATCATCAAGACCAAGCCCGACGCGTCCATCGTCTCCTCGGTCTTCTTCATGTGCCTGGCCGACAAGGTCCTGGCCTACGGCGACTGCGCCGTGAACCCGGACCCCAACGCCGAGCAGCTCGCCGACATCGCCGTCCAGTCGGCCGCCACCGCCGCCGCCTTCGGCCTGGACCCGCGGATCGCGATGCTCTCGTACTCGACCGGCACCTCCGGCTCGGGCGCCGACGTGGACAAGGTCCGCAAGGCCACCGAGATCGTCCGCGAGCAGCGCCCCGACCTGCTGATCGAGGGGCCGATCCAGTACGACGCCGCCGTGGAGCCCTCGGTCGCCGCGACCAAGCTGCCCGAGTCGGAGGTGGCCGGCCGCGCGACGGTGCTGATCTTCCCCGACCTCAACACCGGCAACAACACGTACAAGGCCGTGCAGCGTTCGGCCGGCGCCGTGGCGGTCGGCCCGGTCCTGCAGGGTCTGCGCAAGCCCGTCAACGACCTCTCGCGCGGCGCCCTGGTCCAGGACATCGTCACCACCGTGGCCATCACGGCGATCCAGGCGCAGTCCCACCCCCGGCCCGCAGCCGGCTGAGCCCGTGGCCGGCTGAGCCCCTCCCCCACCGAGCCCCCACCGCAAAGGAAAGACCCTCATCGTGACCGCATCGCGCGTACTCGTCCTCAACTCCGGCTCCTCGTCGGTGAAGTACCAGCTGCTCGACATGGCGGACTCCTCCCGCCTGGCAGTCGGTCTGGTGGAGCGCATCGGCGAGGAGACCTCCCGGCTCAGTCACGAGCCGCTGACCGGTCCGGGGGCCGCGGGCGGCAAGCGCGTGACGGAGGGCCCCATCGCGGACCACGCCGCCGCGCTGCGTGCCGTCTCGGCGGAGCTCGCCGCCGACGGGCTGGGCCTGGACTCCCCCGAGCTGGCCGCCGTCGGCCACCGGGTGGTGCACGGCGGGACCAAGTTCACCCACCCGACGCTGATCGACGACGCCGTCCTGGCCGAGATCCGCGCCCTGATCCCGCTCGCCCCGCTGCACAACCCGGCGAACGTGACCGGCATCGAGGTGGCGCGGGAGCTGCGCCCCGACCTGCCGCAGGTCGCCGTCTTCGACACGGCCTTCCACTCGACCATGCCGGAGCACGTGGCGCGGTACGCGATCGACGCCGCGACGGCCGACAAGTACTCCATCCGGCGGTACGGGTTCCACGGCACCTCGCACGCCTACGTCGCCCGGGCCACGGCCCGGCTCCTGGGCAAGGCCGAGGAGGACGTGAACGTGATCGTGCTCCACCTGGGCAACGGCGCCTCGGCCTCGGCCGTGCACGGCGGGGTCTGCGTGGAGACCTCCATGGGACTGACCCCGCTGGAGGGCCTGGTCATGGGCACCCGCTCGGGCGATCTGGACCCGGCCGTCGTCTTCCACCTGGCACGGGTGGGGGGCATGTCCATCGACGAGATCGACTCGCTGCTCAACAAGAAGAGCGGTCTGCTGGGTCTGTGCGGCGACAACGACATGCGCGAGGTGCAGCGGCGGGCGGCGGAGGGCGACGCCTCCGCCCGCCTGGCACTGGCCTCGTACATCCACCGTCTGAAGAAGTACATCGGCGCCTACTCGGCGGTCCTCGGCCGGGTGGACGCGGTCGCCTTCACGGCGGGCGTGGGCGAGAACTCCTCCGCGATCCGGGAGATGGCCCTGGCCGGTCTGGCCGAACTGGGCCTGGCGCTCGACCTGGAGGCGAACTCGGTACGGTCCCCCGAGCCGCGCCTGGTGTCCGCGGAGTACGCACGGGTGGCCGTGGCCGTGGTCCCGACGGACGAGGAACTGGAGATCGCCAGCCAGACGTACGCGCTGGTTACCGGGTAGTCACTTTGGACTTTCCGCCAGACGGAATATTCCGCTACGAAACAAACCGATAGGATCCGCTCCATGCGCCGTTCCAAAATCGTCTGCACGCTGGGCCCCGCCGTCGACTCTTACGAGCAGCTGAAAGCTCTCGTAGAGGCCGGTATGAACGTGGCCCGATTCAACTTCAGCCACGGCTCCCAGGCAGAACACCAGGAGCGGTACGACCGCGTCCGGAAGGTCTCCGAGGACACCGGGCGTGCCGTCGGCGTCCTCGCCGACCTCCAGGGCCCGAAGATCCGCCTGGAGACCTTCGCCGAGGGTCCCGTCGAGCTCGTCCGCGGTGACGAGTTCACCATCACCACCGAGGACGTCCCGGGCGACAAGTCCATCTGCGGCACGACCTACAAGGGTCTGCCGGGCGACGTCTCCAAGGGCGACCAGGTCCTGATCAACGACGGCAACGTCGAGCTCCGGGTGACCGAGGTCGAGGGCCCCCGGGTCAAGACCATCGTCATCGAGGGCGGTGTCATCTCGGACCACAAGGGCATCAACCTGCCGGGTGCCGCCGTCAACGTCCCCGCCCTGTCGGAGAAGGACGTCGACGACCTCCGCTTCGCCCTGCGGATGGGCTGCGACATGGTCGCCCTCTCCTTCGTGCGTGACGCCAACGACGTCAAGGACGTCCACAAGGTCATGGACGAGGAGGGCCGCCGGGTCCCCGTCATCGCCAAGGTCGAGAAGCCCCAGGCCGTCGCCAACATGGAGGGCGTCGTCGCGGCCTTCGACGCGGTCATGGTCGCCCGTGGCGACCTCGCCGTCGAGTACCCGCTCGAGAAGGTCCCGATGGTGCAGAAGCGCCTCGTGGAGATGTGCCGCCGCAACGCCAAGCCGGTGATCGTCGCGACCCAGATGATGGAGTCGATGATCACCAACTCGCGCCCGACGCGCGCGGAGGCCTCCGACGTGGCCAACGCCATCCTCGACGGCGCGGACGCGGTCATGCTGTCCGCCGAGTCCTCGGTCGGCGCCTACCCGATCGAGACCGTCAAGACGATGTCGAAGATCGTCGAGGCGGCCGAGGAGGAGCTCCTGTCCAAGGGCCTGCAGCCGCTGGTCCCGGGCAAGAAGCCCCGCACCCAGGGCGGCTCCGTCGCCCGCGCGGCCTGCGAGATCGCGGACTTCCTGGACGGCAAGGCCCTGGTCGCCTTCACCCACTCCGGTGACACCGCCCGCCGCCTGTCGCGCTACCGCGCGAACCAGCCGATCCTGGCCTTCACCACCGACGTCAACACCCGCAACCAGCTCACGCTGAGCTGGGGCGTCGAGTCCTACGTGGTCCCCCACGTGGACAACACCGACTCCATGGTCGACCTGGTGGACGTGGAGATGCTCAAGCTCCAGCGCTACAACAACGGCGACACCATGGTCATCACCGCCGGCTCGCCCCCCGGCGTCCCGGGCACCACCAACATGGTCCGGGTCCACCACCTGGGCAGCGGCGCCCGCGACTGATCCCGCACCGCCGGCTCCACCCGTAAGACTCTGCCGCACAGAGACCGAGGGCGGCACCCCGATCCGATGAGGATCCGGGGTGCCGCCCTCGGTGCGTGCGGCCGCGCGAGGCCGTACGCGTCTACTCCGCCGGGCCGATGTAGTTCTTGAGGCCCGGGACGGTCAGGGTGCCGCCGAACTGGCCGGCCTGGACGACCGTGACGTTCGTGAAGAACGCGAACGGGACGTTCAGGGGCGGCGGGCTCTTCGGGGTGAACTCGATCGGGATCAGACCGAAGAGGTTGCCCTTGAGGCTCTCGGTGTACATCGTCACCTTGGCCCCCCGGATCTTCGAGGTGGATCCCGGACGGGACTTCAGGTGGGCGACCTGCGCACCCTTGCCGACCGTCTGGTAGAGGTCCTTGATGTCCAGCGAGTCCGCGGTGAACTTCAGGACGGTCTTGGTCTTGCCGCCCGCCGTCTTCACCTCGACGATGCCCTCGTAGTCGAGGCCGTAGAGGGTCAGCAGCGAGCTGTCCAGGTACCAGGGCTCGTCCGGGAGCAGCGGGATGCCCTGCTCCAGTTCGGCTGCGGCCAGCGCCTTGGCGTCGTAGGTCGGGCAGGGGAAGGGTTCCTTCCCGTTCTTGCCCTTCGCGCCCTTCGCGCCCTCGCCCTCCGTCGCCGTTTCCGGCACCGGCTTGGGCTTCGGCTTGGTCGTCCTGCCCGTCTCGTCCTTCGGGGTGGTCGTGGTGCCCTTGACCTCCTCGGAGAGCTCCGAGACGGTGACGCCCGCCGTCTTCGCGGCGTCGCGGATCGCGGCCGCGGCCGGGTCCGCAGCGGGCGCGGCGGTGGCAGCGGTCGCGGTCGGGGTCGGAGTCGGCGCGGCCGGGGTGCCCGTGAGGGGCTTGCCGAGCTCGTCGACCAGGCCCTTGATCGCGTCGCCGACGCCGAGCGGGTCCAGCGGGTTCTCAGCCTTGGCCGCCGCAGGCACCGCCGCCGGCATGACGCCGGGCTTCTGGACGGGCTTCGACGCGGGCTTGCTCGCCGACGGGCTCACGTTCGGCGAAGGCACCGCGGTGGGCGACTTGCCCGGTGCGGGAGTCGTCCCAGGAGTCTTCGGAGGAGTCTTGGAAGGCGTCTTCGCCGACGGGGACGCCGACTCCGCGGGCTCGTCGGACCGCGTCACGCACGGCCCGGGCGCGAAGGGGATGTCCTTTTCGTCGGCCACGGCCAGCTTCGGCGCCATGCTCATGCCGACGAAGACCGCGGTCGGCATGGCGGCCAGCGCCATCGTCTTGCCGACGGGTATCTGGATCTTGGTCAGCAGCGACTTCCTGGGCGCCGCGTGGCGCGGGCCCTTCCTTTCACGGGACTCCGCACCCGGAGCCTCGCCCCGTTGCGTTTCGTCACCCCGCACTGTTCCTCCCGCCATCGGCGTGGGCAGTCGTCTCGCTCGCGTATGCCGGCGTTTCCGTTTCGCGCTGTCCCGGGACCCCGTGGGGGCCCGCCATCGCCTCGGCCTTGCCCAGGTTCACGGTGTGCGCCGCGTCTCTGGTGTCCGTCGTGTTCGTCGCGTCCTCCGGCTTGCCCGGCACCCACGACAGTGCGAGGCCGCCGCCGACCATGGCGAGGATGATCCCCGCACCGAAGCCGCCGAGGTTCGACACCGGGATGGACACCAGTCCCAGCAGGATCGCGGCGACACCCGCGAAGATCCGTACACCCTGCTGGAACCAGAGCGTCAGCCCCAGCGTGATCAGGAGGATGCCGATGATCAGCGAACCGGCGCCGGTCGTCGTCGCCATCGCGAGGGTGACATTGCCGAGCCGGACGTCCCCGTACGGGAAGTAGAGGATCGGAGCACCGCTGAGGAGCGTGAACAGACCTGCCCAGAAGGGGCGGTGACCGCTCCACGCGTGGAAGCGGTAGTACACCGCGGTGAGCCAGGCGTCGTCTTCGGCGCGCACGTAAACCGGGGCCTGGGGGTTCATGGACAACAGCTCCCTGGAAACGGGTGGTACTGAGAACTATGTGGAGCCCGGACGGGCGGGCGACGGCGGCTGCCTTCACCGCCCGCCCGTCCGGTTACGCACTCGGAGCGATGGCTTCGCGTCCTAGTAGCAGGGCTGGTCTCCACCGAGGAGGCGCAGCTTCAGGTCGGGCAGCTTGAAGGTGCCCGCCGTCGTCGCCCACGCCTTCTGGCGCACGTTCGACAGCACCGCGCGGTCCGCACGCTGCGAGAACGCGTACTTGTTGGCGACCGTGCCCGCCTGCGGCTTCGTCTTGTGGGACGCATCGCCGACCGCGACACCGATGTCCAGGTTGGTGAACTCGGCGTCGGTGTCCAGCTCGGCAACATCCAGGTAGATGTTGTCGGCCACCGCGGGCTTGCCCGGCTTGGTGCCCGTCTGCAGCTTCAGCGTGATGTTGCCGAGCGGCGTCGGGGTGACCAGCGACTGGCACATGTTGGTGATCTCGGCGTGGCTGAACCCGGAGATGGTGACCGGGTGGTGCGCCGCCGTGCCGTCGAGGTTGTGACCCTCGGCGACGCCGCCGTACTGGATCAGGTTCTGACCGTCGAGCTTGTCGGCCGAAACCTTGAAGTCCTGGCCCGAGACGCTGAAGGACGCCGCGAGGGCACCCTGCGCCAGACCCACACCGACCGCCGCCGTGGCAGCGATGCTCGGCACCATGACGAGCGCGAAGCGCTTCCATCTGGTCCCGCCACGAATCTGGGAAATCATGTTCGTTCCTCCTTCTCGGACGTACATCTCCGGTCCGGGCGGTGCCCGTCCTGGGATGGGAGAAGTGCTACGTCCTCGGGAAGGAGCGCGAGCGGCCGAACCGCGGCAATACCGCGTCCGTACACCGGCGTTCACCCCCGAGCGACAACCACTTGGCCACGCGTTCGCGCAACCTGGGGGGACAGGCCCCGCCGTGTGACGGAGACCCCCCTGTCCCACGGCCGGTGCCACTGCCACCGGCCGGCCCGGTGGGGACCCTCCACCGCGGCTCCGGGATGAGCGGCTCTGCGGGAAGGACCGAGCGTCGCCGATCGTGGTCCATTCACGGCCGGGGCACAAGGGGGTTCGTTACTGGCGGGTAACGGCCAGATAACCTGAGGGAGTCCCCACCCTGTCGGGCAGCAACACAGGGTGTCACCAAGGGCCACGACAGACCGGGGGAAGAGTGAACACACCGGACAGTTCACGGGGTTCGATTTACTGCGAGTAACAGCGGCCGCGATTGCCAAGTTTTGGCAAAGTGCGGCCGCTGTTTATCTCCGTGTCAACAAATCACCGGTGGTGTGCCGGTGCTGTGTCGGTCCTGTGCCGGTGCTAGAAGAGCACCCGCGCGAGCGCCGTACGGGCCGAGGTCACGAGCGGGTTGTCCGGACCCACCACTTCGAACATCTCCAGCAGCCGGACGCGCACCGCGTCGCGGTCCTCACCGAACGTCACCTTCACGGTGTCCACCAGCCGCCCGAAGGCGTCCGCCACGTGACCGCCGGCCAGATCCAGATCGGCCGCGGCGATCTGCGCCGCCGGGTCCTTCGGGTTCTCGGCCGCCGCGGCACGCACCGCCTGCGGGTTCATGTCCTTGACCCGGACGAACAGCTCGGTCTGGGCGAGGCCCAGCTTGGCGTCGGTGTTGGACGGATCGGCCGCCAGTACGTTCTTGTAGGCGCGCACCGCCCCGTCGAGGTCGTCGGCGTCCAGCGCCTCGATCGCCTCGTCGAGCAGCGCGTCGTACGGACCGGCCGGCTCCTCGGCCTCCACCGCACCCGGACCCGGGGCGGCGGCGCCCTCGGCGCCGGGGTCCACCTCGACGCCGATGACCCCGAAGCGCTCCTCGGCGATCTGGACCAGCTGGGCCAGGACCCCGCGGACCTCGCCCTCGGACGGGAGGTCCTGGAACAGCGGCATCGCCTGGCCGGCGACCACGGCGAAGACGGCCGGGAGCGCCTGGATGCGGAACTCGCGGATCAGGTTCTGGTTGGCGGCGACATCGAGGGCGGCCAGCGCGAGGCGCCCGTTCGCCTCGAGGGTGAGCCGCTCCAGCAGCAGGCTCAGCTCCCGCCCCTGCTCGAAGCCCTCGGCGCGGAAGTCGAGGATGACCGGAACCTCACCCGAGAGCGGGACGACGTGGCTCTCGAAGCGGGTCTCGTCGGTGTCGAAGACGAGCGCGGACGGCGGAACGGCCCCGGCGGGCGCGGGCGCACCGCCCTGAGCGGCCTTCCGGGCCGCCTCGGCGCGGGCCTGCTCGGCCTTGGCCTTGGCCTCACCGGCCGCCTTCACCGCGGCGAGGTCGACGACGCCGCTCATGGACATGTTTCTGGGCTGCATGCGTACATCCTCCCCCGAGTGCGCGCGCCGACGAAAAAGATCGGCCGAAACGAACCGATCGCGGTACCTGCCGTGCCGTGTCCGTACTGCCGTGCCCTGTCTGTACTGCCCTGTCGTGCTGTGGCGCCGGGTCCCCACCTGGCGCCGGTAGCTCTTCGCGTGGTTGTCGCTCTTACGCTACGAGTCGTAGCGTAACTCCCCCCGCCCTCCCGCGGGCCGTGATCTGAAGCACACGCCCGGGGTGCCGATCGGTCCTGCTACCGGCGGGTATGGTCTCGGCCATGCGCAACCCCAGCTCGGACACCTCCTGCCCGCCCGGCCGCACCGGCCGCCCGCGCAGCGCCGCGGCGGACGCCGCGATCCTCGCTGCGACCCGGGACGCACTGGTGGAGCTGGGCTGGTCGAAGCTGACGATGGGGGACGTCTCGGCGCGGGCCGGGGTCGCGAAGACCACCCTCTACCGGCGCTGGTCGGGCAAGA is a window encoding:
- the pyk gene encoding pyruvate kinase — encoded protein: MRRSKIVCTLGPAVDSYEQLKALVEAGMNVARFNFSHGSQAEHQERYDRVRKVSEDTGRAVGVLADLQGPKIRLETFAEGPVELVRGDEFTITTEDVPGDKSICGTTYKGLPGDVSKGDQVLINDGNVELRVTEVEGPRVKTIVIEGGVISDHKGINLPGAAVNVPALSEKDVDDLRFALRMGCDMVALSFVRDANDVKDVHKVMDEEGRRVPVIAKVEKPQAVANMEGVVAAFDAVMVARGDLAVEYPLEKVPMVQKRLVEMCRRNAKPVIVATQMMESMITNSRPTRAEASDVANAILDGADAVMLSAESSVGAYPIETVKTMSKIVEAAEEELLSKGLQPLVPGKKPRTQGGSVARAACEIADFLDGKALVAFTHSGDTARRLSRYRANQPILAFTTDVNTRNQLTLSWGVESYVVPHVDNTDSMVDLVDVEMLKLQRYNNGDTMVITAGSPPGVPGTTNMVRVHHLGSGARD
- a CDS encoding tetratricopeptide repeat protein: MQPRNMSMSGVVDLAAVKAAGEAKAKAEQARAEAARKAAQGGAPAPAGAVPPSALVFDTDETRFESHVVPLSGEVPVILDFRAEGFEQGRELSLLLERLTLEANGRLALAALDVAANQNLIREFRIQALPAVFAVVAGQAMPLFQDLPSEGEVRGVLAQLVQIAEERFGVIGVEVDPGAEGAAAPGPGAVEAEEPAGPYDALLDEAIEALDADDLDGAVRAYKNVLAADPSNTDAKLGLAQTELFVRVKDMNPQAVRAAAAENPKDPAAQIAAADLDLAGGHVADAFGRLVDTVKVTFGEDRDAVRVRLLEMFEVVGPDNPLVTSARTALARVLF
- a CDS encoding DUF6114 domain-containing protein gives rise to the protein MNPQAPVYVRAEDDAWLTAVYYRFHAWSGHRPFWAGLFTLLSGAPILYFPYGDVRLGNVTLAMATTTGAGSLIIGILLITLGLTLWFQQGVRIFAGVAAILLGLVSIPVSNLGGFGAGIILAMVGGGLALSWVPGKPEDATNTTDTRDAAHTVNLGKAEAMAGPHGVPGQRETETPAYASETTAHADGGRNSAG
- a CDS encoding DUF6230 family protein, coding for MISQIRGGTRWKRFALVMVPSIAATAAVGVGLAQGALAASFSVSGQDFKVSADKLDGQNLIQYGGVAEGHNLDGTAAHHPVTISGFSHAEITNMCQSLVTPTPLGNITLKLQTGTKPGKPAVADNIYLDVAELDTDAEFTNLDIGVAVGDASHKTKPQAGTVANKYAFSQRADRAVLSNVRQKAWATTAGTFKLPDLKLRLLGGDQPCY
- a CDS encoding acetate/propionate family kinase, giving the protein MTASRVLVLNSGSSSVKYQLLDMADSSRLAVGLVERIGEETSRLSHEPLTGPGAAGGKRVTEGPIADHAAALRAVSAELAADGLGLDSPELAAVGHRVVHGGTKFTHPTLIDDAVLAEIRALIPLAPLHNPANVTGIEVARELRPDLPQVAVFDTAFHSTMPEHVARYAIDAATADKYSIRRYGFHGTSHAYVARATARLLGKAEEDVNVIVLHLGNGASASAVHGGVCVETSMGLTPLEGLVMGTRSGDLDPAVVFHLARVGGMSIDEIDSLLNKKSGLLGLCGDNDMREVQRRAAEGDASARLALASYIHRLKKYIGAYSAVLGRVDAVAFTAGVGENSSAIREMALAGLAELGLALDLEANSVRSPEPRLVSAEYARVAVAVVPTDEELEIASQTYALVTG